The sequence below is a genomic window from Desulfovibrio sp..
CCAGTTCGGCGCGGGTGAAGAGGGCAAGCAGTTCATATCCCGCCTCACGGAGCTTTTCGCGGCCACCTTCTTCCCTGTCCAGGATTGTGCACACGGCGACGATATTCAGCCCCGCGTCGGTTACCCTGTGGCAGGCGTTGAGCAGCGAACCGCCCGTGGTGACCACATCTTCAAGCATGGCGACATGGTCGCCAGCGTTAAAATTACCAAGTCCCTCAACATACTGTCCGGTGCCGTGGCCTTTGGCCTCCTTGCGCACCAAGAGTCCATGCAGAGGCCGGCCCTGTTCGTGTGAAATGACTGTTGTGGCGGAAACCAGCGGGTCCGCCCCAAGGGTCATGCCGCCCACGCCCTTGATATCAAGGCCTTTGAGCATGTCGTTGAACAGGCTGCCGATAAGCCAGGAGCCTTCGGCATGCAATGCCGTGACACGACAGTCAAAATAATAGTCGCTTCGGCGGCCCGAAGCCAGCACAAAATCGCCTTCGCGATAAGATTTTTCCACCAGCAGCCGCGCCAGACGGCGCTTGAGTTCCATCATCTGTTCTTGACCGGCGCGCATCATGACCTCGACTAGCTCAATACGGGTTTGCTGTTGAACACACGGGCGAAAATTTCGTCCTCGTGCTGCAGATAGTAGGAGGGATCAAAAAGCTCATCAAGTGCGGCCTCGCCGAGGCGGGTGCGCATGTCTGCGTCGGCCCGCACAAGTTCGGGAAAGGCCACGCGGGTTTCCCAGCTTTGCATGGCAAGACGCTGCACGGCCTCATAGGCCTGCTGGCGCGGCATGCCGGTGGCGATAAGGGCCGTGAGCACACGCTGCGAAAAATACAGGCCAAAAGAACGATCCATATTTTCGAGCATGCGCTCGGGCTTGACCACCAGCCCGTCCAGAAGGCGGGTAAGGCGGGTGAGAATATAGTCCGCCAGGATGGTGGAATCGGGCATGATCACGCGCTCCACCGAAGAGTGGCTGATGTCGCGCTCATGCCAGAGGGCCTGGTTTTCGAGGGAGGCCAGGGCGTTGGAGCGCAACAGCCTTGAAAGCCCGGTCATGTTCTCGGCGGAAATGGGATTCTTTTTGTGTGGCATGGCCGAAGAGCCTTTTTGCCCCTTGGCAAAGCCCTCTTCCACTTCCAGCACTTCGGTGCGCTGCAAATGGCGCAGTTCAACGCAAAGGCGCTCAATGCCGCCGCCAAGAATGGCCAGCGAGGTAAAGAAGTGCGCGTAGCGGTCGCGCTGGATGATCTGGGTGGAGTGCGGGTCAACCCCAAGGCCCAGATGGATCAGGGCGCGCTGCTCCAGTTCGGGCGACAGAAAGGCGTAGGTGCCCACCGCGCCGGAGATTTTGCCGACGCGCACGCTTTCGAGCCCGGCCTGCACCCGCTCCAGATGGCGTGAAAATTCGGCGTAAAACCCGGCCATCTTGAGGCCGAAGCTGGTGGGCTCGGCATGGATGCCGTGGGTGCGCCCCATGCACAGCTGCCCCTTGTGACGGCGGGCCAGGGTTTCAATGCTTTGCAAAAGCGCGCGTATGTCCTTGAGGATAAGCTCGCCCGCCTGCACCAGCAAAAGGGCATTGGCCGTATCCACAATATCGGACGAAGTGCAGCCAAGATGGATGTACCGGGCGTCTGGCCCCACCTTTTCCTCAAGGGAGGTCAGAAAGGCAATGACGTCGTGCCGGGTCACTTCTTCAATTTCAAGAATGCGGTCAACGTCGATGGACGCCTTGGCGCTGATGTTTTCCACGGCCTCGGCCGGGATGCGGCCCATTTCGCTCCAGGCCCGGCACACGGCCACTTCAACGTCAAGCCAGGCCTGATAGCGGTTCTGCAGCGTCCAGATATTGCTCATTTCGGGGCGGGAGTAGCGTTCGATCATGACTGCCTCATGGAGCCGGTTTGGCGGCGCTGGCCTTGGGGGCCACGGTTGTAGGGGCTGGCGTGGGGGCTGGCGTGGGTACAGGAGCGGCAGCAGGCGCATTTGACGGGGAGGACGCGGCGCTGCCGCCGGTCTTCTCGCCGCCGCCTGCCGGCGCAGATGAAGCCTCCCCCGCGCCGGACGGCGAAGACCCTTCAGATGAGGTGGAAGACGCAGAAGGTGCGCCTTCGTCCTTTATGCCCTTGCGGTAGCCATAATCGTCAACATACCAGCCGCCGCCCTTGAGGACAAAAGAGGTCTGCGACATGATGCGCGGCGAGGCCGTGCCACATTTGGGGCAAGGCTCCTCGCCCTGGGCGGAGGGGCTTTTTACCCATTCCTCAAAGCGGTGCTGACACTGGGGACATTGATATTCGTAAATAGGCATGATTACGCTAAAAGACGGCTAAACACTGTTTTTGTTACGACCGCGCGCCACAGGCTTGCGCCTGTGCCGCCCGTCAAATGCCCAGGCCCGCCACGTCGGGGAGTACAAGCCCCCTCCGGCGACCGGAAATGCATGCGCAATTCACGCGCGCAACCTGCTCAAACTTGCACATGACACAAGAGGGCTGCTGCCGATGCAGCCCCCTCTTGGGCAGAGCACCCTTGAGAACCTGCATTCCCAAAGGGTACGACACGCCAGTTCTGACGCTTGCCAGCGCGGATGAACCGCGCCCGCGCCTTCACGGCGAGCGCCTGCTCACGCGGCCGCCAGAGCAGATTCACCACGAAAATGCTCCAAGCGACACGGCCCTGCGGGCCTCATCAAAAACCTGAGCCTAGGCAGCAGCCTTGGCTTCACGCACGCGCTGCTTCAGGCGCTGAGCGCGACGATGACGGCGACGGGCCAGTTCTTTCTTACGTTCGATCTTTTTGTGAGCCATGTTTCCCTCCGGGGTGAGCCCCATTGATATAAGTCGGTATTCATAGGCCCTTTCTTTTGCAAAGTCCAGCCCCATATGGCCGGAATGCGCGGCGGGCGCGCTTTTGCACAAG
It includes:
- the pyrE gene encoding orotate phosphoribosyltransferase, with amino-acid sequence MMELKRRLARLLVEKSYREGDFVLASGRRSDYYFDCRVTALHAEGSWLIGSLFNDMLKGLDIKGVGGMTLGADPLVSATTVISHEQGRPLHGLLVRKEAKGHGTGQYVEGLGNFNAGDHVAMLEDVVTTGGSLLNACHRVTDAGLNIVAVCTILDREEGGREKLREAGYELLALFTRAELVALAR
- the purB gene encoding adenylosuccinate lyase, coding for MIERYSRPEMSNIWTLQNRYQAWLDVEVAVCRAWSEMGRIPAEAVENISAKASIDVDRILEIEEVTRHDVIAFLTSLEEKVGPDARYIHLGCTSSDIVDTANALLLVQAGELILKDIRALLQSIETLARRHKGQLCMGRTHGIHAEPTSFGLKMAGFYAEFSRHLERVQAGLESVRVGKISGAVGTYAFLSPELEQRALIHLGLGVDPHSTQIIQRDRYAHFFTSLAILGGGIERLCVELRHLQRTEVLEVEEGFAKGQKGSSAMPHKKNPISAENMTGLSRLLRSNALASLENQALWHERDISHSSVERVIMPDSTILADYILTRLTRLLDGLVVKPERMLENMDRSFGLYFSQRVLTALIATGMPRQQAYEAVQRLAMQSWETRVAFPELVRADADMRTRLGEAALDELFDPSYYLQHEDEIFARVFNSKPVLS
- a CDS encoding zinc ribbon domain-containing protein; this translates as MPIYEYQCPQCQHRFEEWVKSPSAQGEEPCPKCGTASPRIMSQTSFVLKGGGWYVDDYGYRKGIKDEGAPSASSTSSEGSSPSGAGEASSAPAGGGEKTGGSAASSPSNAPAAAPVPTPAPTPAPTTVAPKASAAKPAP